A region from the Alosa alosa isolate M-15738 ecotype Scorff River chromosome 7, AALO_Geno_1.1, whole genome shotgun sequence genome encodes:
- the LOC125298337 gene encoding voltage-dependent T-type calcium channel subunit alpha-1I-like: MTTGEEGPAVASCPSEEDHRAVPPEAWPAQEEAEPAEEVVLEPERHGMDEDEEEVEVEEERRDEEDEDDDEASSGMSGFVVPYPELAPVVFFCLKQTTFPRSWCIRMVSSPYPFHTHNGHSPYETHF, encoded by the coding sequence ATGACTACCGGGGAGGAGGGTCCCGCCGTGGCCTCGTGCCCATCAGAGGAGGACCACAGGGCCGTCCCGCCAGAGGCGTGGCCAGCACAGGAAGAGGCGGAGCCTGCAGAGGAAGTGGTCCTCGAGCCGGAACGGCATGGGATGGACGAagacgaggaggaggtggaggtggaagaagagaggagggacgAGGAAGACGAGGATGACGACGAGGCCAGCAGCGGCATGAGTGGTTTCGTGGTGCCTTACCCCGAGCTGGCGCCTGTGGTCTTCTTCTGCCTCAAGCAGACCACGTTCCCCCGCAGCTGGTGCATCCGCATGGTCTCCAGCCCATATCCTTTTCACACTCACAATGGACACAGTCCATACGAAACCCACTTCTGA